Proteins encoded by one window of Leishmania infantum JPCM5 genome chromosome 32:
- the NMT gene encoding N-myristoyltransferase — MSRNPSNSDAAHAFWSTQPVPQTEDETEKIVFAGPMDEPKTVADIPEEPYPIASTFEWWTPNMEAADDIHAIYELLRDNYVEDDDSMFRFNYSEEFLQWALCPPSYIPDWHVAVRRKADKKLLAFIAGVPVTLRMGTPKYMKVKAQEKGQEEEAAKYDAPRHICEINFLCVHKQLREKRLAPILIKEVTRRVNRTNVWQAVYTAGVLLPTPYASGQYFHRSLNPEKLVEIRFSGIPAQYQKFQNPMAMLKRNYQLPNAPKNSGLREMKPSDVPQVRRILMNYLDNFDVGPVFSDAEISHYLLPRDGVVFTYVVENDKKVTDFFSFYRIPSTVIGNSNYNILNAAYVHYYAATSMPLHQLILDLLIVAHSRGFDVCNMVEILDNRSFVEQLKFGAGDGHLRYYFYNWAYPKIKPSQVALVML, encoded by the coding sequence ATGTCTCGCAATCCATCGAACTCTGACGCTGCGCATGCATTCTGGAGCACACAGCCCGTACCGCAGACGGAAGATGAGACGGAGAAAATCGTGTTCGCCGGTCCGATGGACGAGCCAAAAACGGTAGCCGATATTCCTGAGGAACCATACCCGATCGCCAGCACATTTGAGTGGTGGACGCCAAACATGGAGGCGGCCGATGACATTCACGCAATTTACGAGCTTCTCCGCGATAACTAcgtcgaggacgacgacaGTATGTTTCGTTTCAACTACTCCGAGGAGTTTCTTCAGTGGGCACTATGCCCACCGAGCTACATCCCGGACTGGCACGTTGCCGTTCGCCGGAAGGCGGATAAGAAGCTGCTGGCCTTCATTGCCGGCGTTCCCGTGACGTTGCGCATGGGCACCCCCAAGTACATGAAAGTGAAAGCACAGGAAAAGGgccaagaggaggaggcggccaaGTATGATGCACCCCGTCACATCTGCGAAATCAACTTTCTCTGTGTCCACAAGCAACTGCGGGAGAAGCGGCTTGCCCCTATTTTGATCAAAGAGGTGACGCGCCGCGTGAACCGCACCAACGTGTGGCAGGCGGTGTACACAGCTGGTGTGCTGCTACCCACTCCGTATGCATCAGGGCAGTACTTCCACCGCAGCCTGAACCCCGAGAAGCTTGTGGAGATCCGCTTCAGCGGCATTCCTGCACAGTACCAGAAGTTTCAGAACCCAATGGCGATGCTGAAGCGCAACTACCAGCTGCCGAACGCGCCAAAGAACTCTGGTCTTCGTGAAATGAAGCCATCTGACGTTCCGCAGGTACGGCGAATTCTCATGAACTACCTGGACAACTTCGATGTAGGTCCCGTCTTTAGCGATGCCGAGATCAGCCACTACCTCCTTCCGCGCGACGGTGTGGTCTTCACCTACGTGGTGGAAAACGATAAGAAGGTGACGGacttcttttccttctatCGAATTCCATCGACCGTGATTGGGAACAGCAATTATAACATTCTGAACGCAGCTTACGTTCACTACTATGCGGCAACGAGTATGCCTTTGCATCAACTCATTCTCGACCTTTTGATCGTGGCGCACTCACGCGGCTTCGACGTGTGCAATATGGTAGAGATCCTCGACAACCGGTCGTTCGTTGAGCAGCTCAAGtttggcgccggcgacggtcATCTTCGCTATTACTTCTACAACTGGGCGTATCCAAAGATCAAGCCTTCTCAGGTTGCCTTGGTGATGTTGTAG
- the MRK1 gene encoding putative protein kinase — translation MTGRFTRPQWSLATGRHYASSGHSAASSCSTHTLKVNQTESYRPGPDDSGTYSANLRDSPSRTMSNTSVSVSPMDSSSPQEWGRSFRLFNSCRFLTSASGSRQRDGSIGQLYRSTFLHGRQGRGSSVGPEAERPLLGSSMIHQPQSSFFGAFSGQGGRYSFWPPDVNASGVLTAASPYAASNPSAPLSTASPLLGSSRFLGTGISPRGLADGHAVHRVVASCAMGSVVCTVSPGQNELPLAMNALRTHLALRGKTIIQGDAAHPLEIRKGPLIGAGGFAKVFAGVDTVRGELVAIKEIDISGVDDVKALNAIEAEFALLKSLHHPNIVSYSLFEHSKSQKVCRIAMELLAGDSTLHLLQKFGPLTEAVLRIVARSVLRAIRFIHKEGIFHRDIKPANILVSHRGEVKLCDFGCSKRVSELNKAASCIIGTPVYMAPEFIKGEANHKADIWSMACALFELSTGLLPWYHSGVKDNLPLMFYITTTSESPMVLPSPEAKSEFSAEFLSFMELCFTRNVANRPEADDLLKHPWITGSRLAPVPNLPSAVLSLHQESSAVFRAFGSPGKSSTFSSPRDSAADRDDMSFNGSDGLQKSVSTTPTLNPAEEEMACQQELETVAAATALELCSLLVCSLEIPPRTAQETVTGEVGSGTGDTSPSLTRTFSIHSPALSHRGGGVSASVAEFLSPVYTPEHSMVHENFYYSQVPLGASAGNFVLPPGLDLDGAPPQQQYLRINEEGNLDMVYLPGDEMEDSVHGRSTFGDSVYGSFHAGRIVSPARNSSFSRGTLSPRVAAGPNTVGVADGPFSPLLGISGVFSRRESPSRGGPSVPSSPQGIPAPPLLYRPGPSTTFVSQPSSHTGSMHTSHVSPTSTSKAGSNVDAATPHTPRSNSPTSTQRSESFRGLPEKLKTHADGKLHMSFSVNTAPGCAVNVELNVDVADVQCKVVDNQPNFVVAFTDDVRSQIANKIKEVAEHSSSGKPAQTAGTHASSLSPLCGMEARRSVSAGGGHFYNSPLFAAASKATPRPLSRVSTGSAQRLVAVPREALAGYSSYSGEEGSDVDSHTSSPVTAGWNERVGK, via the coding sequence ATGACCGGTCGCTTCACTCGACCGCAGTGGTCGCTGGCAACTGGACGACATTATGCAAGCAGCGGGCACTCAGCCGCCAGCTCGTGCAGCACTCACACGCTGAAGGTGAACCAAACGGAGAGCTACCGGCCGGGTCCCGATGACAGCGGCACATACAGCGCGAACCTGCGTGACTCGCCTAGCCGCACGATGAGCAACACCAGCGTTTCGGTCTCCCCCatggacagcagcagcccgcaGGAATGGGGCCGTTCCTTCCGCCTTTTCAACTCCTGCCGCTTCCTCACCAGCGCCTCAGGTTCACGGCAGCGTGACGGCAGCATTGGACAGCTGTATCGCAGCACTTTTCTGCATGGCCGTCagggccgcggcagcagcgttggGCCGGAGGCCGAAAGGCCACTCCTCGGCAGCTCCATGATCCACCAACCACAGAGCAGCTTCTTTGGCGCCTTTAGCGGGCAAGGTGGACGCTACTCCTTCTGGCCCCCTGATGTTAACGCCAGCGGAGTGCTgacggccgcctcgccgtaCGCCGCGTCCAACCCGTCCGCGCCTTTGTCAACAGCGAGCCCCCTATTAGGCTCTTCTCGCTTCCTCGGGACGGGGATCTCGCCTCGCGGTCTGGCGGACGGGCACGCTGTGCATCGTGTCGTCGCGTCGTGCGCAATGGGCTCGGTGGTGTGTACTGTCTCACCAGGTCAGAACGAACTGCCTTTGGCGATGAATGCCTTACGCACGCACcttgcgctgcgcggcaAGACGATCATTCAAGGCGATGCCGCGCACCCGCTGGAGATTCGCAAGGGCCCCCTtatcggcgccggcggcttcGCGAAGGTCTTCGCGGGTGTGGACACGGTACGTGGAGAGCTCGTCGCCATCAAAGAAATCGACATCTCCGGCGTAGACGACGTGAAGGCGCTCAACGCGATCGAGGCGGAATTCGCCCTCCTCAAGTCGCTTCATCACCCCAACATTGTCAGCTACTCCCTCTTCGAGCACAGCAAGTCGCAGAAAGTCTGCCGCATTGCGATGGAGCTGCTTGCTGGTGACTCCACTCTCCACCTGCTGCAGAAGTTTGGGCCACTGACGgaagcggtgctgcgcatcgTGGCGCGGAGCGTCCTGCGCGCCATTCGCTTTATCCACAAGGAGGGCATTTTTCACCGAGACATCAAACCAGCGAACATCCTCGTCAGCCATCGCGGCGAGGTGAAGTTGTGCGACTTCGGCTGCAGCAAACGCGTGTCGGAGCTGAACAAAGCAGCCAGCTGCATCATTGGGACACCAGTGTACATGGCCCCTGAGTTCATCAAGGGTGAGGCTAATCACAAGGCGGATATATGGTCGATGGCGTGCGCGCTTTTTGAGCTGAGCACCGGGCTGCTGCCTTGGTACCACTCCGGCGTCAAGGACAATCTCCCTCTCATGTTCTACATCACGACAACATCGGAGTCTCCCATGGTGCTGCCCTCGCCAGAAGCCAAGAGCGAGTTCTCCGCGGAGTTCCTCAGCTTCATGGAACTGTGCTTCACACGCAACGTGGCAAATCGGCCAGAAGCTGACGATTTGCTGAAGCATCCGTGGATCACGGGGTCGCGGCTCGCGCCGGTGCCAAACCTGCCCAGCGCTGTCTTGTCTCTCCACCAGGAAAGTTCCGCCGTGTTTCGCGCCTTTGGCTCACCCGGGAAGTCGTCCACGTTCTCCAGCCCGCGAGACTCGGcggcggaccgcgacgacaTGAGCttcaacggcagcgacggcttGCAGAAGTCCGTCTCCACTACCCCAACTCTCAACcccgcggaggaggagatggcgtgCCAGCAGGAGTTGGAgaccgtggcggcggcgacggcgctggaaCTCTGCTCCCTGCTCGTGTGCTCACTGGAGATCCCCCCTCGTACCGCGCAGGAGACTGTGACAGGGGAAGTGGGCTCGGGGACCGGCGACACGAGTCCCTCGCTCACGCGCACCTTCTCGATCCACTCACCCGCTCTCAGTCatcgtggcggcggtgtcagCGCAAGCGTGGCCGAATTTCTATCCCCTGTGTATACGCCAGAGCATTCCATGGTGCACGAAAACTTCTACTACAGCCAGGTGCCACTTGGGGCGTCCGCAGGCAACTTTGTCTTACCGCCCGGACTGGACTTGGATggggcaccgccgcagcagcagtactTGCGCATCAACGAGGAAGGCAACCTTGATATGGTTTACCTCCCCGGTGACGAGATGGAGGACTCGGTTCACGGCAGGTCCACCTTCGGTGACAGCGTCTACGGCTCCTTCCACGCTGGGCGTATTGTGTCCCCAGCGCGTAACAGCTCGTTCAGCAGAGGTACCCTCAGCCCGCGCGTTGCGGCGGGGCCGAACACCGTGGGCGTGGCCGACGGCCCTTTCTCCCCGCTTCTCGGCATCAGTGGCGTCTTCTCTCGCAGAGAGTCGCCATCGCGCGGGGGCCCGTCAGTTCCGTCGTCCCCGCAGGGCAttcccgcgccgccgctgctgtacCGGCCCGGCCCGTCGACAACGTTTGTAAGTCAGCCATCCAGCCACACCGGCTCTATGCATACGTCGCACGTCTCGCCGACGTCCACATCCAAGGCCGGCAGCAacgtcgacgccgcgacGCCTCACACCCCGCGGTCTAACTCGCCCACTTCtacgcagcgcagcgagagCTTCCGCGGATTGCCGGAGAAACTGAAGACTCACGCTGATGGAAAACTTCACATGTCCTTCTCTGTCAACACCGCCCCAGGATGCGCCGTGAACGTGGAGCTGAACGTCGATGTGGCTGATGTGCAGTGCAAGGTGGTGGACAACCAGCCGAACTTTGTGGTGGCTTTCACGGATGACGTGCGCAGCCAAATCGCAAACAAGATTAAGGAGGTGGCCGAGCACTCGTCATCGGGCAAGCCTGCCCAGACTGCAGGCACTCATGCCTCATCCCTGAGCCCGTTGTGCGGGATGGAGGCGCGGCGATCGGTCTCTGCGGGCGGCGGCCACTTTTACAACTCGCCGTtgttcgctgccgcctcgaAGGCCACGCCGCGTCCGCTTTCACGGGtctccaccggcagcgcgcagcgACTGGTGGCCGTCCCGCGCGAGGCGCTTGCCGGCTATTCGTCCTACTCTGGGGAGGAGGGTTCCGACGTGGACTCCCACACGTCTTCGCCCGTGACGGCGGGCTGGAATGAACGCGTGGGCAAGTAA
- a CDS encoding putative protein transport protein Sec13 — MVPHLANGAAAPAAPQVPAIHEHTDVIHDTQFDYYGLQLATASSDRTIGIHVARAGAPLNRVATLTGHEGPVWMVSWAHPRFGNLLASASYDQKAIIWKEIHQGAPKWTPVHVIDIHQGSVNAVQWAPEEYGPVVATASSDGTVAITTYRDGCWQPSVKLSNNSNQIAHAMGATSVTFAPFKSELVDHVVVASGGCDGHVRLWVSASSPERGLGFELHQVIEAHADWVRDVAFCPTSPASRFVILASCGQDKTVVMYRKPWDQLCAEISEGASQATEWERSVIEFAEPVWRLSWAPSGEMLVVTNAKSEVFVLREGVDFTEPWIKLPLKDFQQ, encoded by the coding sequence ATGGTGCCACACCTGGCAaatggcgctgctgcccccgctgcgccgcaggtGCCAGCTATTCACGAGCACACGGATGTCATTCATGACACGCAGTTCGACTACTATGGTCTGCAGCTCGCCACTGCCAGCTCCGATAGAACGATCGGCATTCACGTCGCCCGGGCGGGTGCCCCGTTGAACCGCGTGGCAACTCTTACTGGCCATGAGGGCCCTGTGTGGATGGTTAGCTGGGCGCACCCGCGCTTCGGCAATCTTCTCGCCTCTGCCTCGTACGATCAGAAAGCGATAATTTGGAAAGAGATCCACCAAGGTGCACCTAAGTGGACTCCTGTGCATGTCATCGACATCCACCAAGGCAGCGTAAACGCGGTGCAGTGGGCGCCCGAGGAATACGGCCCGGTCgttgccaccgccagcagcgacggcaccgttGCCATCACCACATACCGTGACGGTTGCTGGCAGCCCAGCGTGAAGTTAAGCAACAATAGCAACCAAATCGCgcacgcgatgggggcaACGAGCGTAACGTTCGCGCCATTCAAGTCGGAGCTGGTCGACCACGTAGTGGTTGCAtctggcggctgcgacggccACGTGCGCCTGTGGGTATCTGCGAGCTCCCCAGAGCGCGGCTTGGGGTTTGAACTGCATCAGGTGATCGAAGCGCACGCGGACTGGGTTCGCGATGTTGCATTCTGCCCTACATCCCCAGCATCCCGCTTCGTGATCCTTGCGTCGTGCGGGCAGGATAAGACAGTTGTCATGTACCGGAAGCCGTGGGATCAGCTGTGTGCGGAGATCAGCGAGGGTGCCTCGCAGGCTACGGAATGGGAGCGGAGTGTCATCGAGTTTGCAGAGCCTGTCTGGAGGCTTTCTTGGGCCCCTTCGGGTGAGATGCTCGTCGTGACAAACGCAAAGTCTGAGGTGTTTGTGCTTCGCGAAGGTGTCGACTTCACCGAACCGTGGATTAAACTTCCTTTGAAGGACTTCCAGCAGTAG
- a CDS encoding putative mitochondrial carrier protein, whose product MESLVAGACAGLFVDLSLYPIDTVKTRLQSKEGFLASGGFNNVYKGLSAMAVGSVPGGAAFFFGYDTAKRLLLSLAAPSRAASGIEATSVAITPSVMACQAAAAVCGECFACCIRVPVEMVKQQMQAGHHATITSVLRNVTNNTATPLVVPRDLAAAVPPPPPIRLSGMHHLFRGMPIMLMRELPFSVIQMSLYESLKAKMRASTDHPYASLSLPFCGAFSGGCAAFLTTPLDVLKTRIMLFRRGPGQEKVSIRYVLDELIREPARPGDRFGYAQRFFRGASTRVLWISLGGSIFFGTYEFVKSGFQSEHTL is encoded by the coding sequence ATGGAGTCGCTCGTGgctggcgcgtgtgctgggTTGTTCGTTGACCTTAGTCTCTACCCCATAGACACGGTAAAGACGCGCCTTCAGTCCAAGGAAGGTTTTTTGGCTTCCGGCGGCTTTAATAATGTTTACAAGGGCTTGAGTGCTATGGCGGTGGGCTCAGTGCCTGGCGGGGCTGCGTTTTTCTTCGGCTACGACACAGCGAAGCGATTGCTCTTGTCACTTGCAGCTCCCAGCCGCGCTGCAAGCGGGATCGAGGCCACTTCGGTAGCCATCACGCCGAGTGTAATGGCGTGCcaggccgcggccgccgtatGCGGGGAGTGCTTTGCTTGCTGTATCCGTGTACCGGTAGAGATGGTAaagcagcagatgcaggcCGGACATCACGCAACCATCACCTCCGTGTTGCGTAACGTCACCAACAAcacggcaacgccgctggTGGTTCCACGAGACTTGGCGgcagctgtgccgccgccgccgccaatTCGTCTCTCCGGTATGCATCATCTTTTTCGAGGCATGCCGATCATGCTGATGCGCGAGCTGCCGTTCTCCGTCATTCAGATGTCCCTGTACGAATCTCTCAAGGCTAAAATGCGCGCGTCCACGGACCACCCCTACGCCTCCCTCAGCCTTCCCTTTTGCGGTGCCTTCAGTGGcgggtgcgccgccttcctcaCAACCCCATTGGACGTTCTAAAAACACGGATCATGTTGTTCCGGCGCGGGCCGGGGCAAGAGAAAGTGAGCATACGGTATGTACTGGATGAGCTGATTCGTGAGCCAGCCCGACCCGGTGACAGGTTCGGCTACGCACAGCGCTTCTTCCGCGGCGCCTCGACACGCGTGCTATGGATCTCGCTAGGCGGGAGCATTTTCTTCGGCACCTACGAGTTTGTCAAGTCCGGCTTCCAAAGCGAGCACACGCTATAG
- a CDS encoding Qa-SNARE protein: MRLTQLANRQSVFDDQTAEVSELTQMVKSSLQRLHNDAGTLEELKRRAVESQKGCIQPMGDARGMFGSSSYHLRTSEKHSDTVVETLRSRLARTGQQFRTTLQHQSKSLKDKANRRHMFTTADRPQTFESALFQDQEQHQQQQLLLSGTGSTQYYQQRADAVLEIEAAVQEVGELFNDFTRLVQEQEEVVLRIDTDVDNAVRHVNAGSNELMRYLTNLSSNRGLILKVFAMLFFFLMLFGILVVR, from the coding sequence ATGCGTTTGACGCAGCTGGCAAACCGTCAGAGCGTCTTCGACGACCAGACGGCTGAGGTCAGTGAGTTGACGCAGATGGTGAAGAGCTCGCTGCAACGCCTCCACAACGATGCAGGaacgctggaggagctgaagcggcGAGCCGTTGAGTCACAAAAAGGGTGCATTCAGCCCATGGGCGACGCTCGCGGTATGTTTGGCAGCTCGTCTTATCACCTCCGTACGTCTGAGAAGCACAGCGACACCGTTGTTgagacgctgcgcagccggcTGGCTCGCACCGGACAGCAGTTCCGCACCACTCTCCAGCATCAATCCAAAAGCCTCAAGGATAAGGCGAACCGGCGTCACATGTTCACCACAGCGGATCGGCCGCAAACGTTTGAGAGCGCGCTTTTTCAGGACCAGGAGCAGcatcaacagcagcaactgCTGCTCTCCGGAACGGGCAGCACGCAGTACTACCAGCAGCGAGCagacgccgtgctggagatCGAGGCAGCTGTGCAGGAAGTTGGTGAACTCTTCAACGATTTCACGCGCCTTGTtcaggagcaggaggaggttGTGCTTCGTATTGACACGGATGTGGACAACGCTGTGCGTCACGTCAACGCCGGAAGCAATGAACTGATGCGATACTTGACGAACCTGAGCTCCAACCGCGGGCTCATTCTGAAAGTGTTTGCAATGCTGTTCTTCTTCCTCATGCTTTTTGGTATCCTGGTGGTGCGCTAG